A single genomic interval of Drosophila virilis strain 15010-1051.87 chromosome 2, Dvir_AGI_RSII-ME, whole genome shotgun sequence harbors:
- the LOC26531646 gene encoding uncharacterized protein: MIGTEDMSTSTGMDISESFRTEDLSKTDFFDFVTAPDMGIGIGVGVDVGVGVSLQQQHHQQQHNQQHNSHNHSQGHQPTTSQTPQQAICGGGARTTSSMTHDGGEGAGSGIPVSNRNGSTSNGGDPTLQGYEFWHQDKDNSRLDSSSIFEDLDRYCWQQQPITASATTTVNASNVRCTNQPSPTSPQSHPHPHSHPHQQQQQHQQQQQQQQQPNASSSSSAAGSSSDTISSLDTTDGQIYTLTVLNGGEPWLKRAETEQLPSALDLDSLLGSFPGYIKSEYPYDDSGFSTDGKDVIVSGADVNGLSSISQSQPHGQTLPSLVTAISIAGGGVNELGQQLAQFQNNNNDWHMADHNAEAEQNSAESLLRSALQGKGYAKGLHMQNGLALPVVKDDEMRRLLFTPDDAADALGFADSTLNTAQMFEDAQSMSHAASGAHMSSSNHGQHGGNASIIVDDMFLSLENAFSDDFEKIKRIANEVQQFCSANTGTPTPGDYTSSDVLMQMSPSATAGTTTQLQPLANAQQQQQPPPPPQPLKPEVSTSTTATAVGTSVAGSRLGGVSKPKKQYKRSNSSANSSNSNNNNNNNNPNVANNNNSNNNSSNVLGVVIGNGGSSSSSGSASSSSNSPPANCNASGSSASSGGGQRKERSLHYCSICSKGFKDKYSVNVHIRTHTGEKPFACSLCGKSFRQKAHLAKHYQTHMTQKNNGNLIKGSSAKHQRGGSTAANTGASLVQQRQLSAVATTVASPSLMSAGVVLSGPNTPPGVLPPANGLLANR, encoded by the exons ATGATTGGCACTGAGGATATGTCCACATCGACTGGCATGGATATAAGTGAATCCTTTCGTACCGAGGATCTCTCAAAAACGGATTTCTTCGATTTCGTCACAGCTCCGGACATGGGCATTGGCATCGGTGTTGGGGTGGATGTGGGGGTAGGCGTtagcctgcagcagcagcaccatcagcagcagcacaatcaGCAGCACAACAGTCACAACCACAGCCAAGGTCATCAGCCAACGACATCACAAACGCCCCAGCAGGCCatctgcggcggcggcgcaaGAACCACCAGCAGCATGACACACGACGGCGGCGAAGGCGCCGGCAGCGGCATTCCAGTGAGCAATCGTAATGGCAGCACCAGCAATGGCGGCGATCCCACGTTACAAGGCTATGAG TTCTGGCATCAGGACAAGGATAACAGCCGCCTTGACTCCAGCTCTATCTTCGAGGACCTTGATCGATactgctggcagcagcagccgatcACAGCCAGCGCTACGACCACCGTTAACGCCAGCAATGTGCGATGTACTAACCAGCCAAGTCCCACATCTCCGCAATcgcatccacatccacattcacatccacatcagcagcaacagcaacatcaacagcaacagcaacaacaacagcagcccaaTGCCAGCAGCTCCTCGAGTGCtgcgggcagcagcagcgatacCATTAGCAGCCTGGATACAACTGACGGCCAGATTTACACTTTGACAGTATTAAATGGAGGCGAGCCTTGGTTAAAGCGCGCCGAGACGGAGCAACTGCCCAGCGCACTGGATTTGGACAGTTTGCTGGGCAGTTTTCCGGGCTATATCAAATCAGAATATCCTTACGACGACAGCGGCTTCAGTACGGATGGCAAGGATGTGATTGTCAGTGGTGCAGATGTCAATGGCCTCAGCAGTATTTCCCAATCCCAGCCACACGGACAGACGCTACCCTCACTGGTAACTGCCATTTCCATCGCAGGTGGCGGGGTCAACGAGCTGGGCCAACAGCTGGCCCAGtttcaaaataacaataacgaCTGGCACATGGCCGATCACAACGCGGAGGCGGAACAGAACTCTGCGGAATCGCTGCTGCGCAGCGCTCTTCAAGGGAAGGGCTACGCCAAGGGCCTGCATATGCAAAATGGTCTAGCATTGCCTGTGGTCAAAGATGATGAAATGAGGAGGCTACTCTTTACGCCAGATGATGCAGCGGATGCTTTGGGCTTTGCGGACTCAACGCTGAATACCGCGCAAATGTTCGAGGATGCACAGTCCATGAGTCATGCAGCCAGCGGTGCGCACATGTCCTCGTCGAATCACGGCCAGCATGGTGGCAATGCCAGCATCATTGTCGATGATATGTTCCTGTCGCTGGAAAATGCTTTTAGCGATGACTTTGAGAAAATCAAGCGCATTGCCAATGAGGTGCAGCAGTTCTGCAGTGCCAACACGGGCACACCAACGCCTGGAGATTATACCAGCAGCGATGTGCTCATGCAGATGTCACCGAGCGCGacagcaggaacaacaacacagcTACAGCCCCTAGCCAatgcgcaacaacaacagcagccgccacCGCCCCCACAGCCCCTCAAGCCGGAGGTGTCCACATCGACAACAGCTACAGCTGTGGGCACATCTGTGGCAGGCAGTCGCCTTGGAGGCGTTAGCAAGCCCAAGAAGCAATACAAGcgtagcaacagcagcgccaacagctcaaacagcaacaataacaataacaacaataatcctAATGtagccaacaacaataacagcaacaacaacagcagcaacgttCTGGGTGTGGTCATTGGCAATGGTGGCAGCTCCTCGTCAAGCGgtagcgccagcagcagcagtaataGTCCGCCTGCCAACTGCAATGCGAGCGGTAGTTCGGCCAGCAGTGGCGGTGGGCAGCGAAAGGAGCGTTCACTACACTATTGCTCCATATGCTCCAAAGGCTTCAAGGACAAATACTCAGTGAATGTGcacatacgcacgcacacggGCGAGAAGCCCTTTGCGTGCTCGCTGTGTGGCAAAAGCTTCAGGCAAAAGGCACACCTGGCCAAACACTATCAGACACACATGACCCAGAAGAACAATGGCAACCTGATCAAAGGCAGTTCCGCCAAGCATCAGCGTGGTGGTTCCACTGCAGCTAACACCGGTGCAAGTCTTGTCCAACAGCGACAGCTCAGCGCGGTGGCCACCACGGTGGCCAGCCCCAGTTTAATGAGCGCCGGCGTCGTGCTGAGTGGGCCAAATACGCCGCCTGGCGTATTACCGCCTGCCAATGGTCTGTTGGCGAACCGGTAG
- the Ir94e gene encoding uncharacterized protein Ir94e, with translation MSAMDRPWFILCHLLWMVRLTVEADSSAVFQLLSSIKNQDNFNYLLFMKYQNSRVSEKFMTDQTDGNCFVKSLMEKLQTPVVQFDEHANSFLYEKHSSLVLSVVYLIGMDLDENESLLNALVTNLRLMTISRVVFMVQLGEANETFLYKLFTYCWKMKLLNVLAVFENYNTTSTFYSYTQFPSYQLEQRVYDPSSTIFPDRLRNLHGYSVRIIIGGATPRIILYYNKQGDIIYRGTLGHFMDVFQQKFNCTLKQPFPVKPNVLVPSTELVAAVRNGTVDLSLAITFPNQLNMRPFTYPYEQMNWCLMLPVEADIPHAEYYVNVFELQAFLLTLAVLVVISMTLSSILKHHGYPVEMYEFILHDNCLRGALGQSFFEVRRASVHLRAIYVQICLLGFLLTAWYNSYFSAYVTSRPKEPPYRTYDDILASNLKVAAWESEYNELIGRLKEFRKYAPMFLVEPSFSKFIRMRDTFDTKHGFMMTTSKWVVINEQQNIFSQPLFRMRNDFCFFNNIPLGFPVHENSIYKKPIQRLIMELADAGLTSYWTSKGFSELVEAGEMHYLDHSMRREFRAMQLQDLEYVWYGFAFMVLFSTAVWLLELHL, from the exons ATGTCCGCCATGGATCGTCCTTGGTTTATTTTGTGCCATTTGCTTTGGATGGTCAGGCTAACAGTTGAGGCAGATAGCTCGGCAGTTTTTCAACTGTTGAGCAGCATTAAAAATCAAgataatttcaattatttgttatttatgaaATATCAAAATTCCCGTGTGTCAGAAAAGTTTATGACGGATCAAACAGACGGTAATTGTTTTGTGAAAAGCTTAATGGAAAAGTTGCAAACGCCTGTTGTGCAATTCGATGAGCACGCTAATAGTtttctgtatgaaaaacatagCAGTCTTGTGCTGTCTGTGGTATATTTGATCGGCATGGATTTAGACGAGAACGAGAGCTTGCTAAATGCACTGGTTACCAACTTGCGACTCATGACCATATCGCGGGTGGTGTTTATGGTGCAGCTCGGAGAAGCCAATGAGACGTTTCTATACAAATTGTTTACCTATTGCTGGAAAATGAAGCTACTGAATGTGTTGGCAGTATTTGAGAACTATAAC ACTACGAGCACCTTCTATAGCTATACGCAATTTCCCAGTTATCAATTGGAGCAACGTGTATATGATCCCAGCTCGACTATTTTTCCTGATCGTCTGAGAAATCTACACGGCTATAGTGTGCGCATTATAATTGGTGGCGCGACTCCGCGCATCATTCTCTACTATAATAAACAGGGCGATATTATCTATCGGGGCACATTGGGCCACTTTATGGATGTCTTTcagcaaaaattcaattgcactTTAAAGCAGCCGTTTCCAGTTAAGCCGAATGTGTTAGTTCCTTCAACGGAGCTAGTGGCAGCTGTGCGCAATGGTACCGTGGACCTGTCATTGGCGATTACATTTCCTAACCAGCTCAATATGCGACCTTTTACTTATCCGTACGAGCAAATGAATTGGTGTCTAATGCTACCAGTGGAAGCGGATATACCACACGCCGAGTATTATGTCAATGTCTTTGAGCTGCAGGCATTCTTGCTAACTCTGGCCGTCTTGGTGGTTATTTCCATGACGCTTTCGTCGATTCTGAAGCACCACGGGTATCCGGTGGAGATGTACGAGTTTATACTGCATGATAATTGCTTAAGAGGAGCTCTGGGACAGTCTTTTTTTGAGGTACGTCGCGCTTCGGTACACCTACGCGCCATCTACGTGCAGATCTGTTTACTGGGCTTTCTGCTTACGGCCTGGTATAACTCTTACTTCTCGGCTTATGTGACCAGTAGGCCCAAGGAGCCGCCTTATCGAACCTACGATGATATACTGGCCTCCAATTTGAAAGTGGCCGCCTGGGAATCGGAGTATAATGAGCTTATTGGACGCCTAAAGGAGTTCCGGAAGTACGCACCAATGTTTCTGGTAGAGCCTAGTTTTAGTAAATTTATTCGCATGCGTGACACCTTTGACACTAAACATGGCTTTATGATGACAACCAGCAAGTGGGTGGTAATTAACGAGCAACAGAACATCTTCAGTCAGCCACTGTTTCGCATGCGCAatgatttttgctttttcaatAATATTCCCCTTGGTTTTCCGGTGCACGAAAATTCGATTTATAAAAAGCCCATACAAAGGCTAATTATGGAACTTGCCGATGCTGGCTTAACATCTTATTGGACTTCAAAGGGATTTTCAGAGCTTGTAGAAGCAGGCGAAATGCATTACTTGGACCATAGTATGCGCAGAGAGTTTCGTGCCATGCAACTACAGGATTTGGAATATGTATGGTATGGCTTTGCTTTTATGGTATTATTTTCTACAGCAGTTTGGCTGCTCGAACTG CATTTGTAA
- the LOC6629544 gene encoding uncharacterized protein, with translation MYSYSPFPKFQLKKRLITNKTNPIIIPRLRNLRGYKLPVIVGGSTPRLIVYRRPTGELVYSGYVGHLMHCFEQKYNCSLIQPVPLTENTLVPARQLIGAVRNGSVQFAFAATYPGMPLQGYTYPFEILNWCIMLPVPSPVPSSELYSRVLDLPTFLIVLGSLGLISAILSFTLWRYGYRVQPYEFLLHNNCLRGALGQSFNEVLRAPLLVRGIYLEICVLGFLLTAWYNSYFSAYITSSPKQKPFTSYDSILNSDLKVVIWTSEYQTLLRYDRQIRKYEAIFKIEPDFEKYLKMRDSFNTLYGYAMPIQKWNIIKQQQMVFSSILFTMREDLCFYQGVPIMFPIAENSVFREPLERLIGEVTATGLMVHWRDMAFSEMIKAGKLRLVDLGKPKEFRAMQLMDLSDILMAGGLMMTLALAVFGLEQLWFHKMRLRRYLREGLKIAKQLVHLK, from the coding sequence ATGTACAGCTATTCACCTTTTCCGAAATTTCAACTTAAAAAGCGATTGATCACAAACAAGACGAATCCAATTATAATACCACGCCTGCGAAATCTCCGTGGCTATAAACTTCCAGTTATTGTGGGCGGCTCAACTCCACGACTTATAGTTTATCGTCGTCCAACTGGGGAGCTAGTCTACAGCGGCTACGTGGGCCATTTGATGCACTGCTTCgaacaaaaatacaactgcAGCTTGATTCAGCCGGTTCCGCTAACCGAGAACACATTGGTGCCAGCCCGGCAGCTGATTGGAGCAGTGAGAAACGGCAGCGTCCAGTTTGCCTTTGCGGCAACTTATCCGGGTATGCCTCTCCAGGGTTACACGTATCCCTTTGAGATCCTTAACTGGTGTATTATGCTGCCCGTTCCAAGCCCAGTTCCGTCCAGTGAGCTCTACAGTCGTGTACTGGATTTGCCCACTTTTCTGATTGTACTCGGATCCTTAGGACTGATCTCAGCAATACTATCGTTTACCTTATGGCGTTATGGCTATCGCGTTCAACCGTATGAGTTTCTGCTGCACAACAATTGTCTGAGAGGAGCTTTGGGTCAATCTTTCAATGAGGTTCTACGGGCGCCTTTGCTGGTGCGTGGCATTTATTTGGAGATCTGTGTATTGGGATTCTTGCTCACCGCCTGGTACAACTCGTATTTCTCAGCGTATATCACCAGCTCCCCTAAACAGAAGCCATTCACGAGCTATGATAGCATATTGAACTCGGATCTGAAGGTGGTTATCTGGACTTCTGAGTATCAAACGCTGCTCAGGTACGATAGGCAAATTCGAAAGTATGAGGCGATATTTAAGATCGAGCCAGACTTTGAGAAATACCTAAAAATGCGCGACTCGTTTAATACTCTGTATGGCTATGCGATGCCTATACAGAAGTGGAACATTataaagcaacagcaaatggTTTTTAGCTCAATTTTGTTTACTATGCGCGAGGACCTTTGCTTTTATCAAGGCGTCCCAATTATGTTTCCCATTGCTGAGAACTCTGTTTTCAGGGAGCCACTAGAGCGGTTGATAGGAGAGGTGACTGCCACTGGCCTCATGGTTCATTGGCGTGACATGGCATTTAGTGAAATGATTAAAGCTGGCAAATTGCGTTTGGTCGACCTGGGCAAGCCAAAGGAGTTCCGTGCCATGCAGTTAATGGACTTGAGCGACATTCTAATGGCTGGTGGATTGATGATGACCCTGGCACTGGCCGTATTTGGGCTGGAGCAACTATGGTTTCACAAAATGCGACTAAGACGATATTTGCGTGAGGGCTTAAAAATTGCAAAGCAATTAGtgcacttaaaataa
- the LOC6631028 gene encoding tabinhibitin 1, translating to MSLIFNQLFALLLIPLFYPHGSLSSKPAELGAYCKTSRCGLKNLACRNSRNLSIACAPGSKVVSLSPYREQLLHQFNSFRNKVAVGYTRTLFPAGRMARMAWSTELENFAKMYIKKCVFNPRPCMASVQFSAIGSIYDGLSYSGSQKSHKIPEITEELLNGWFEDARFVTRELSLRLRNEFTRPTVRQAVLLMADRNTHVGCSAMRLSNGMVNQFFLACTFATDNILNKPIYKVRATAGSLCKQRDSTYKNLCALGEVYNNQREYKPGELLPSSAELFSEVEV from the exons ATGTCCTTGATATTTAATCAGTTATTCGCCTTACTGCTAATACCGCTTTTTTATCCACACGGCAGCTTGTCATCAAAACCTGCCGAACTCGGCGCCTATTGTAAAACTTCACGCTGCGGCCTTAAGAATTTGGCATGCAGGAATTCAAGA AACTTGAGCATTGCTTGCGCGCCTGGCTCTAAGGTGGTTAGCTTGTCACCCTATAGAGAGCAGCTGTTGCACCAGTTCAACAGTTTTCGCAATAAAGTTGCCGTTGGTTATACGCGCACTTTGTTTCCAGCCGGACGAATGGCCCGTATGGCATGGTCTACAGAACTGGAAAACTTTGCGAAAATGTATATTAAGAAATGTGTATTTAATCCGCGACCCTGCATGGCCTCGGTACAGTTTTCAGCCATTGGCAGCATATACGATGGGCTCTCCTACTCGGGCAGCCAAAAATCGCATAAAATTCCTGAAATCACAGAGGAGCTGCTAAATGGATGGTTTGAAGATGCACGTTTTGTGACGAGAGAATTGTCGCTGCGTTTGAGAAACGAATTTACTCGACC AACTGTACGTCAAGCCGTGTTGCTAATGGCGGACCGCAACACACATGTAGGCTGCAGTGCAATGAGATTGTCAAATGGAATGGTCAATCAGTTTTTTCTAGCCTGTACCTTTGCCACCgacaacatattaaataagCCCATATACAAGGTAAGGGCTACGGCAGGCAGTCTGTGCAAACAACGCGACAGTACTTATAAGAATCTGTGCGCACTTGGTGAAGTTTACAATAACCAGCGCGAATACAAGCCTGGCGAGCTGCTCCCATCTTCCGCGGAGCTCTTTTCTGAGGTTGAGGTGTAA